In Desulfobacterales bacterium, the following are encoded in one genomic region:
- a CDS encoding SPOR domain-containing protein encodes MASISLLFFGIGFFGIHSKLLNLRHAHHQEKLEQDRQNSVPISTGTFLILLTIGVAGALGIHRKNKTSYNTSQIKASSKSYDPKFNPFSKSVGMKNFWFGESQSKTLNALKKAVWGDANFIVLTGDSGVGKTTLIKYLEMELLPEFISVEISDEFQDEKDLFMLIAASAGINENFKNKGAFFIRFNQYLHSVHAENKKILLILNGLTEINDNLIKELSFLSNITIQHQKIIKILISCERIPFSPNEQFKPTNSSIIICRLEPLNKSETNSYIDYMLGTAGIKNSIFPQETIQNIFLHSQGIPREINKICDCALNFANELKLRTVDPVVIENCCKELNLLMREQKINYGKIPRKAEQTMGLFDNFFSRFSTWKLFDQQRTFPDINKQRVFGSFRKAGAKFYLFIHSTTKSFYLKQRNYWSTNIFISRLFDSFLWNSVLSVGLVALALTFALWYQGILPLKPDAPKSADFQKEYYSPDMDKEILYDKRNIQPSEQLNTLAMKQLSNDQQLYNFDRQNELELKPRVNELKSAKAGYFVQVGAFRIKENAINTTRMLKKKGYLARIVMLNDSKGRLWHTVRIGEYASLKNASKNAASFSRQEKTDSIVLPLRQP; translated from the coding sequence GTGGCAAGTATCAGTTTGTTGTTTTTCGGTATCGGATTCTTCGGAATACACAGTAAGCTGCTGAACTTGCGACATGCCCATCATCAAGAAAAATTGGAACAAGATAGACAGAATTCTGTTCCAATTTCGACGGGTACTTTCCTAATCCTACTGACTATAGGCGTTGCCGGCGCGTTAGGTATCCACCGTAAAAATAAGACCTCATATAACACTTCTCAAATAAAAGCGTCATCAAAATCATATGATCCAAAATTCAATCCGTTTTCCAAATCAGTTGGAATGAAGAATTTTTGGTTCGGTGAATCGCAGTCGAAAACTCTTAACGCATTAAAGAAAGCGGTCTGGGGTGACGCGAATTTTATAGTGCTCACTGGGGATTCTGGAGTTGGAAAAACGACCCTGATTAAATATCTTGAAATGGAGCTTTTACCTGAATTTATAAGCGTTGAGATAAGTGATGAGTTTCAGGATGAAAAAGACTTGTTCATGTTGATAGCCGCCAGCGCAGGCATAAACGAAAATTTTAAGAATAAAGGTGCATTCTTCATTCGCTTCAATCAATATTTACACAGCGTTCATGCTGAAAATAAAAAAATCTTACTCATATTAAATGGTCTTACTGAAATAAACGACAACCTTATTAAAGAATTGTCATTTTTATCAAACATAACGATTCAGCATCAGAAAATTATAAAGATTCTTATTTCATGTGAAAGAATACCATTTAGCCCAAATGAACAATTTAAACCGACAAACAGTTCCATAATTATATGCCGTCTTGAGCCATTAAACAAAAGTGAGACCAACAGCTATATTGACTATATGCTTGGGACCGCCGGTATAAAAAATAGTATTTTTCCCCAGGAAACCATTCAGAATATTTTTTTGCACTCCCAAGGAATTCCCCGAGAAATAAATAAGATTTGTGATTGCGCATTAAATTTTGCAAATGAACTGAAATTGAGGACTGTTGATCCGGTAGTCATAGAGAACTGTTGTAAAGAGCTAAATCTTCTAATGAGGGAACAAAAAATTAATTATGGAAAGATTCCTCGGAAAGCTGAACAGACAATGGGTCTGTTTGATAATTTCTTCAGCCGATTTTCAACTTGGAAGTTGTTTGACCAACAAAGAACCTTTCCCGATATAAATAAGCAAAGGGTTTTCGGTAGTTTTAGGAAAGCAGGGGCGAAGTTCTATTTATTTATTCACAGCACGACAAAAAGCTTCTACCTAAAACAGCGCAATTATTGGAGCACCAATATTTTTATTTCAAGGCTCTTTGATTCTTTTTTGTGGAATAGTGTATTATCAGTAGGTTTAGTTGCTTTAGCACTAACATTTGCTCTTTGGTATCAGGGGATTTTACCACTTAAGCCGGATGCCCCTAAGTCTGCCGATTTTCAAAAAGAATACTACTCACCCGATATGGATAAGGAAATTCTTTATGATAAGAGAAACATCCAACCATCGGAACAATTGAATACTCTCGCAATGAAGCAACTTAGCAATGATCAACAATTGTATAACTTTGATAGACAAAATGAATTGGAATTGAAACCTCGAGTTAACGAGCTTAAGTCGGCTAAAGCAGGTTATTTTGTTCAAGTAGGTGCATTTCGCATTAAAGAAAATGCCATTAACACTACACGCATGTTAAAAAAGAAAGGGTATCTAGCTAGAATCGTAATGCTCAATGATTCAAAAGGCCGATTATGGCATACTGTTCGAATCGGCGAATATGCCTCCCTAAAAAATGCATCGAAAAATGCCGCTAGCTTTTCAAGGCAAGAAAAAACAGATTCAATTGTCCTTCCATTGAGACAACCATAA
- a CDS encoding zinc ribbon domain-containing protein encodes MNKNKCYAYTREKIRCENYATNDSDFCDYHKKLFKDFPPVKIFALMCPYCDKPVERNAEFCSLCKNFFLICPYCDTPLRKDDKFCRFCKEALTTAINKPDNQIYFDKLVNIFNDTFVDIRNRYSAKRINIGHGFLLLLIFSFMASIFIFYIIDIYLNSTQ; translated from the coding sequence ATGAACAAAAACAAATGCTACGCGTATACAAGGGAAAAAATTCGTTGTGAAAATTATGCAACGAATGATTCGGATTTTTGCGATTACCATAAAAAGTTATTTAAGGATTTTCCTCCTGTTAAAATCTTTGCATTGATGTGTCCTTATTGCGATAAGCCTGTAGAAAGAAATGCTGAATTTTGCAGCTTATGCAAAAACTTTTTTTTAATATGCCCATATTGCGATACACCTTTAAGAAAAGATGATAAATTTTGTAGATTCTGCAAAGAAGCCCTCACTACTGCCATAAATAAACCCGATAATCAAATTTATTTTGATAAGCTTGTTAACATTTTTAATGATACGTTTGTTGACATTCGTAATAGATATTCTGCAAAACGTATAAACATTGGTCATGGATTCCTTTTGCTACTAATCTTCTCATTCATGGCAAGCATATTTATTTTTTATATAATAGATATTTATTTAAATTCTACTCAATAG
- a CDS encoding LuxR C-terminal-related transcriptional regulator — protein sequence MTIKPTYEELEELLEKRTNEAAKTNELFLQRENEYKQSKKLMEYQRNLSVSIASTSDLTKGLHISLQISIQMSGMDCGGIYLFDKRNEDLNLIVHQGLSEEFVQAVSHYDKNSDNSLYVKKGKPAYISHKDLEVSLTPEEQREGIRAFMTLPLLDEGKVVGCMNLASHSVEDIPLPVRIAIEAVVAQIGGAIGRLKTRDALQESVEHLESLMESATNFAIYRLVSDGKSPHKLRIKFISPSAKTILGIPEPMKFETWFENAHPDDVKRLSEANQRAFKTNRFNEEYRTYHKDRGEWRWIHGISTGGKNEKGWNRYVNGILIDITKRKRSEEALKLKDKELESKARDLEELNAALKVLLKKIEEEKNELEDNILSNVKSLIKPYLEKLQNGGLSERQKAYLEIIQTNLNNIVSPFARNFSSSYYRLTPQEIKIANQIKQGNTSKEIATIMNLSPKTIEFHRRNIRKKLGLNRTKENLRTRLSFLK from the coding sequence ATGACCATAAAGCCAACGTATGAAGAACTTGAAGAATTGCTGGAAAAACGAACAAATGAAGCAGCAAAAACAAACGAACTATTCTTACAAAGAGAAAATGAATACAAACAGTCAAAAAAGCTGATGGAATATCAGCGGAATCTATCCGTTTCGATCGCTTCAACTAGTGATTTAACAAAGGGATTACACATAAGTCTTCAGATCAGCATACAAATGTCTGGTATGGATTGTGGTGGAATTTATCTTTTTGATAAACGAAACGAAGATTTAAATCTAATAGTCCACCAAGGATTATCTGAGGAATTTGTCCAAGCCGTTTCTCACTATGACAAAAACTCAGATAATTCATTATATGTAAAGAAGGGTAAACCAGCCTATATCTCACACAAAGATTTGGAGGTTTCGTTGACTCCGGAGGAACAACGTGAGGGAATCCGAGCCTTCATGACTTTGCCGTTGTTAGACGAAGGAAAAGTAGTAGGGTGTATGAACCTTGCTTCCCACAGTGTGGAGGACATACCTTTACCAGTTCGAATTGCTATCGAGGCGGTAGTTGCTCAAATTGGAGGTGCCATTGGCCGGTTAAAAACAAGGGATGCACTTCAAGAGAGTGTAGAGCATCTCGAATCGCTAATGGAGAGTGCAACAAATTTTGCCATCTACCGGTTAGTTAGTGATGGAAAAAGTCCCCATAAGCTCAGGATTAAATTTATAAGTCCTTCAGCTAAAACGATATTGGGTATTCCAGAGCCGATGAAATTTGAGACATGGTTTGAAAATGCGCACCCCGATGACGTGAAAAGATTATCTGAAGCTAACCAACGAGCATTCAAAACCAACCGTTTCAATGAGGAATATAGAACGTATCACAAAGATAGAGGTGAATGGCGCTGGATTCATGGAATTTCAACCGGAGGTAAGAACGAAAAAGGTTGGAACAGATACGTTAACGGAATATTAATTGATATTACCAAACGTAAACGATCTGAAGAGGCTTTAAAATTAAAAGACAAAGAGCTGGAATCCAAAGCACGTGATCTGGAAGAGCTTAATGCCGCCCTCAAGGTCTTGTTAAAAAAAATAGAGGAAGAAAAAAATGAACTTGAAGACAATATACTTTCAAACGTAAAATCCTTAATTAAACCTTATCTTGAAAAACTTCAAAATGGTGGCCTTAGTGAAAGACAAAAAGCCTATCTGGAAATAATTCAAACGAATTTAAATAATATCGTCTCCCCCTTCGCCCGGAATTTTTCGTCAAGTTATTACCGTTTAACCCCTCAGGAAATTAAAATCGCAAACCAAATCAAACAGGGCAATACAAGCAAAGAAATTGCCACAATAATGAATCTTTCTCCGAAAACGATCGAGTTCCACAGAAGAAACATTCGTAAAAAACTGGGATTAAATAGAACCAAGGAAAATCTCAGAACCCGCCTTTCATTTCTTAAGTAA